CCGACGAGGTCTTCGCGGCCGCCGACGTCGTGGTGGAGCAGGACATGCTCTACCCGCGGGTGCACCCGGCGCCGTTGGAGACCTGCGGCACCGTGGCCGACATGGACGCCATCACCGGGAAGCTGACGGTGTGGTCCACCACCCAGGCCCCGCACGCCCACCGCACGATCTACGCGATGGTGTCCGGCATCCCGGAGCACAAGATCCGGATCATCTCCCCGGACATCGGGGGCGGCTTCGGCAACAAGGTCGGCATCTACCCCGGTTACGTGTGCGCGGTCGTCGGCTCGATCGTCACCGGCAAGCCGGTGAAGTGGGTGGAGGACCGCTCGGAGAACCTGATGAGCACCTCCTTCGCCCGCGACTACCACATGCACGGCGAGATCGCGGCGACGAAGGACGGGAGGATCCTGGGCCTGCGCGTCCATGTCATCGCCGATCACGGCGCGTTCAACGCCACCGCACAGCCGACGCAGTTCCCGGCCGGCTTCTTCGGCGTCTTCACCGGCTCGTACGACCTGGCCGCCGCACACTGCACCGTGACGGGCGTCTACACCAACAAAGCGCCCGGCGGCGTCGCCTACGCCTGCTCGTTCCGCGTCACCGAGGCCGTGTACCTGGTCGAGCGGATGGTCGACGTGCTCGCGGACAGACTCGGCACGGACCCGGCCGCGCTGCGGATGCGCAACCTGCTGCGGCCGGGGCAGTTCCCGTACAAGACGCAGACGGGGTGGGAGTACGACTCCGGCGACTACCCGCGCGCCCTGCGGCTGGCCATGGACATCGCGCACTACGAGGACCTGCGCCGGGAGCAGGCCGAAAAGCGCGAGCGCGGCGAGCTGATGGGCATCGGGGTCAGCTTCTTCACCGAGGCCGTCGGCGCCGGCCCGCGGAGGCACATGGACATCCTCGGTCTTGGCATGGCCGACGGCGCCGAGCTGCGCGTGCATCCGACCGGCAAGGCCGTCCTGCGGATCTCCGTACAGACCCAGGGGCAGGGCCACGAGACGACGTTCGCCCAGATCGTCGCCGAGGAACTGGGCATCCCGCCCGAGGACGTCGAGGTGGTGCACGGGGACACCGACCAGACCCCGTTCGGGCTCGGCACCTACGGATCCCGCTCGACGCCGGTGTCCGGAGCCGCGGCCGCGATGGTCGCCCGCAAGGTGCGCGAACGCGCGAAGATCGTCGCCTCCGCGATGCTCGAAGTGAGCCCGGACGACCTGGAGTGGGAGAAGGGCCGCTGGTATGTCACGGGCGACCCCGACCAAGGACGGACCATGACCGAGATCGCGCTCGCCGCACACTCCAACCTGGAGCTGCCCGAGGGCGTCGAGGGCCACCTGGACGCGACGTGCGTCTACAACCCGCCGAACCTCACCTTCCCCTTCGGCGCCTACATCTGCGTCGTCGACGTGGACGCGGACACCGGCCAGGTGAAGGTCCGCAGGTTCATCGCCGTGGACGACTGCGGCAACCGGATCAACCCCATGATCGTCGAGGGTCAGGTGCATGGCGGACTCGCCGACGGCCTCGGCATGGCGCTCATGCAGGTGATCGCCTTCGACGAGGACGGCAACTGTCTCGGCGGGTCGTTCATGGACTACCTCCTGCCCACCTCGGTCGAATGCCCGTCCTGGGAGCTCGGCGAGACCGTCACCCCTTCCCCCATCACCCCATCGGAGCCAAGGGTGTCGGCGAGTCCGCCACGGTGGGCTCACCAGCCGCGGTGGTCAACGCCGTGGTCGACGCGCTGAAGCCGCTCGGCGTACGCCATGTCGACATGCCGCTGACGCCCGCCGCGGTGTGGCGGGCCGCCCAGGGTCGGCCGCTGCGCACCGACCTGGCGATCACCTGAGGTACCGGCGATGACGAACACCGAACTGCTGAACCGCGCGGACGTGCTCCGGCACGGCCGTACCCCGTTCGTCCTGGCCACCGTCGTCCACGCGGAACGGCCCACGAGCGCCAGGCCCGGGGACAGCGCGCTGGTGCTGCCCGACGGCACCGTCGAGGGCTTCGTGGGCGGCACCTGCGCCGAGACGACGGTGCAACTGCAGGGCCTGCGGGTGCTGGAGACCGGAGAGTCGCTGCTGCTGAGGATCACGCCCGCCGCGAACACCGGCGGCGAAGGCGCGCGGGATCCCGTCGAAGGTCTGGTCACGGTGGCCAACCCCTGCCTGTCGGGCGGCACGCTCGACATCTTCCTGGAGGCCAACCTCCCCCCGGCGTTGGCCTACGTCTACGGTCACGCCCCCATCGCCCGCGCCCTGCTCGACGTCGGTCGTGTGCTCGGCCTCGACGCCCGGCCGGCCTCGCCCGGGGAGCCGCTTCCGCCCGATCTGGAC
This portion of the Streptomyces mirabilis genome encodes:
- a CDS encoding aerobic carbon-monoxide dehydrogenase large subunit; the protein is MTTTEERPVGFGRMPRKEDARFVRGHGTYVDDVRLPGMLYGAILRSPLAHARIVSLDTGAAEAHPKVKAVITGETLAGLGLAWMPTLSYDTQAVLATDKVRFQGQEVAFVVAEDRYAARDALELIDVEYEPLPPVVDARRALDPDAPVIRDDKEHQSDNHIFDWSAGDKERTDEVFAAADVVVEQDMLYPRVHPAPLETCGTVADMDAITGKLTVWSTTQAPHAHRTIYAMVSGIPEHKIRIISPDIGGGFGNKVGIYPGYVCAVVGSIVTGKPVKWVEDRSENLMSTSFARDYHMHGEIAATKDGRILGLRVHVIADHGAFNATAQPTQFPAGFFGVFTGSYDLAAAHCTVTGVYTNKAPGGVAYACSFRVTEAVYLVERMVDVLADRLGTDPAALRMRNLLRPGQFPYKTQTGWEYDSGDYPRALRLAMDIAHYEDLRREQAEKRERGELMGIGVSFFTEAVGAGPRRHMDILGLGMADGAELRVHPTGKAVLRISVQTQGQGHETTFAQIVAEELGIPPEDVEVVHGDTDQTPFGLGTYGSRSTPVSGAAAAMVARKVRERAKIVASAMLEVSPDDLEWEKGRWYVTGDPDQGRTMTEIALAAHSNLELPEGVEGHLDATCVYNPPNLTFPFGAYICVVDVDADTGQVKVRRFIAVDDCGNRINPMIVEGQVHGGLADGLGMALMQVIAFDEDGNCLGGSFMDYLLPTSVECPSWELGETVTPSPITPSEPRVSASPPRWAHQPRWSTPWSTR
- a CDS encoding XdhC family protein, whose protein sequence is MTNTELLNRADVLRHGRTPFVLATVVHAERPTSARPGDSALVLPDGTVEGFVGGTCAETTVQLQGLRVLETGESLLLRITPAANTGGEGARDPVEGLVTVANPCLSGGTLDIFLEANLPPALAYVYGHAPIARALLDVGRVLGLDARPASPGEPLPPDLDVVVVATHGRDEEKVLIEAARSGVPYIGLVASPKRGAAVLAGLDITDERRARIHTPAGLDIGARTPAEIALSVYAEIIALRPEVARAARPAAGSAAPQAVAENVDPVCGMPVAITPATLSLDLAAGRVYFCGPGCQHAFADDPSRYAHA